A segment of the Methanomassiliicoccaceae archaeon DOK genome:
CGATCATGATGAAGTACGCCAGCAGAGCCTCGAGCTGGATCCTCTCGTTGCTGCCCTCCACGATCCTGAACTCTATCTCCCCGCACTTGTCGATGAGCTTCACCTTGTCGTAGTCGGACACGCCGAGGTCGAAGATCGATGCATGGATCTGCCTGATCACGTCCTGTCCGGAGAGCCCGTATGTGATCATGATCTCGTCCAGCGAGTCGCGGGCCTTGATGAAGTTCCCGGCGAGGGCCGTCTCGAGCATCGACTTCACGGCCTCAGGGTTGGCGAGGCCGGCGGTCTGGTAGATGAGGTCCAGGTCGATGGGCTTCCCGAGGGATGCCGCGACCTGCAGCGAGTTCACTGCGCGCCTCATGTCGCCGCGTGCGATGCGGACGAGGCCGGCCATGGCATCCTCGTCGATCGTGACGTTCTCCTTCTCGACGATCATTCCGAGGAACCCGGCGATGTCCTCGGGGGATATGGGCCTGAACTTGAAGACGGCGCATCTGGACTGGATGGGGTCGATGATCCTGGAGGAGTAGTTGCAGGAGAGGATGAAGCGGCAGATGCCGGAGTACTTCTCCATGGTCCTCCTAAGGGCACCCTGGGCGTCAGACGTGAGGTTGTCCGCCTCGTCCAGGAAGATGATCTTGAACTCCGCGTCGCCGATGGGTGCGGTCCTGGCGAAGTCCTTGATCTTGCCACGGACCACCTCGATCCCCCTCTCGTCGGAGGCGTTGAGCTCGATGAAGTTGCCCCTCCACTCGTCTCCGAAGAGTTCCCTCGCCAGGGCCAGGGAGCATGTGGTCTTGCCGGTGCCGGCGGGACCTGTGAACATGAGATGGGGCATGCTGCGTGAGCGCACGTACGACTCGAGTCTCGATGTGACGTGCCTCTGTCCAACAACCTCCGAAAGCGTCTTAGGCCTGTACTTCTCCGTCCAGATCTCGTTCATGGCGATCGTCCACTCCGATGGCGAGGCACGATAAAGTGTTTGGGGTTATGATTTAGCGCCGTCGACTGAATCGATTAACCTTTTTGCCAGTCTGTCGCATGTTTCCATCATGCCTTTGGAATCGTTAATGCGCAGTGGATCATAATCGCACCGGACACGGCAATCCCTCAGGAACTGGAGGTCTTCGCAAAACGAATCGTATTCGTCATAGCTGTTCATCTTGAAATGCTTGATCAGAGATGCATGGACGTTCGTTTCGCTCCAAAATCCGTATCTTCTGCGAGCATATGCTCTTACGAGGTTGAATACGGAATAGTACATTCTGTTAATGGCGGTTCTGTGTGAGGTCTCATCGTCGTCTTCTTGTTCTCTGATTGTTGTGGAAATTGAGTAAAATCCATGCCAATCATACTCATCAGATTGAGTTGACAACGAGATCACTTCCTCCACACGCCTTTCTGTTGATTTCCACGATCTTCCATATGGCATCGGCATCCATCACAGGTCCGGTGCGAATCGAGTA
Coding sequences within it:
- a CDS encoding replication factor C small subunit translates to MNEIWTEKYRPKTLSEVVGQRHVTSRLESYVRSRSMPHLMFTGPAGTGKTTCSLALARELFGDEWRGNFIELNASDERGIEVVRGKIKDFARTAPIGDAEFKIIFLDEADNLTSDAQGALRRTMEKYSGICRFILSCNYSSRIIDPIQSRCAVFKFRPISPEDIAGFLGMIVEKENVTIDEDAMAGLVRIARGDMRRAVNSLQVAASLGKPIDLDLIYQTAGLANPEAVKSMLETALAGNFIKARDSLDEIMITYGLSGQDVIRQIHASIFDLGVSDYDKVKLIDKCGEIEFRIVEGSNERIQLEALLAYFIMIGGNAR